From Microbacterium pseudoresistens, the proteins below share one genomic window:
- a CDS encoding DF family (seleno)protein — translation MKIQVVHIDECPNWETTGDRVQAVLGRLGLPDVPVEFVLVETLVDAAAVGFAGSPTVLVDGEDVVPSAGQTTNIACRVYATETGLAGLPSESQIEAGIRARLS, via the coding sequence GTGAAGATCCAGGTTGTTCATATCGATGAGTGCCCGAATTGGGAGACCACGGGCGATCGTGTCCAGGCGGTGCTGGGCAGGCTCGGCCTGCCGGATGTGCCGGTGGAGTTCGTGCTCGTGGAGACGCTGGTGGATGCTGCTGCCGTCGGGTTCGCGGGGTCGCCGACGGTCCTCGTCGACGGAGAGGACGTGGTGCCGTCTGCGGGGCAGACGACGAATATTGCGTGTCGGGTTTATGCGACCGAGACGGGGCTTGCGGGGTTGCCGTCAGAGTCTCAGATCGAGGCGGGAATTCGGGCCCGACTCTCCTGA
- a CDS encoding DsbA family protein: MPMPQRQPRPDLEPSMKTPVKVTLVTVAVLIALAIVALIVVMMTRPDAPDAGAEGTLPGTRADSHVLDDAGPDAPTLVEFLDFECEACGAFYPVVEQIREEYAGEINYVVRYYPLPGHFNSMNAALAAEAAAEQGKFEEMYQRLFETQAQWGELQTSRADLFRTFAEDLGLDMNAYDVAVAGPVTRERVEADFNDGQYLGISGTPTFFLDGEKLELTQLSDLTDALDEATGR; this comes from the coding sequence ATGCCCATGCCCCAGCGACAACCACGCCCCGATCTGGAGCCCTCCATGAAGACCCCAGTCAAGGTCACTCTCGTCACCGTTGCCGTCCTCATTGCCCTCGCTATCGTGGCGCTCATCGTCGTCATGATGACCCGCCCCGACGCTCCCGACGCCGGCGCGGAAGGAACCCTGCCGGGCACCCGCGCGGACTCGCATGTCCTCGACGACGCCGGACCGGACGCTCCCACCCTGGTGGAGTTCCTCGACTTCGAATGCGAAGCGTGCGGGGCGTTCTATCCCGTCGTCGAGCAGATCCGTGAAGAGTATGCGGGCGAGATCAACTATGTCGTCCGTTACTACCCGCTCCCCGGACACTTCAACTCTATGAACGCGGCCCTGGCTGCGGAGGCTGCGGCCGAACAGGGGAAGTTCGAGGAGATGTATCAGCGTCTGTTCGAAACCCAGGCCCAGTGGGGCGAATTGCAGACCTCGCGAGCCGACCTCTTCCGCACCTTCGCGGAAGACTTGGGGCTCGACATGAACGCCTACGATGTCGCCGTCGCCGGCCCCGTCACCAGGGAGAGAGTCGAAGCTGACTTCAACGACGGACAGTATCTCGGCATCAGCGGCACACCCACCTTCTTCCTTGACGGCGAGAAGCTCGAACTTACACAGCTCAGCGACCTAACCGACGCCCTCGATGAGGCGACAGGACGATAA
- the cmtR gene encoding Cd(II)/Pb(II)-sensing metalloregulatory transcriptional regulator CmtR, whose amino-acid sequence MLTIASRLDVMNRLGRAMADPTRSRILMTLLGGPSYPAVLSRELELTRSNVSNHLTCLRDCGIVVAEPEGRQTRYEIADPHLAAALVALVDVTLAVDENAPCVDSSCTVPGCCGAGADA is encoded by the coding sequence ATGCTGACTATTGCTTCACGTCTCGACGTCATGAACCGGCTCGGCCGGGCCATGGCCGACCCGACGCGTTCCCGGATCCTGATGACCCTCCTCGGCGGCCCGAGCTACCCGGCGGTGCTCTCCCGCGAGCTGGAGCTGACGCGCTCGAACGTGTCCAACCACCTCACCTGCCTCCGCGACTGCGGAATCGTGGTCGCCGAGCCCGAGGGGCGGCAGACGCGGTATGAGATCGCCGACCCGCACCTCGCGGCGGCGCTCGTCGCGCTGGTGGATGTGACGCTGGCTGTCGACGAGAATGCGCCGTGCGTGGACTCTTCGTGCACGGTCCCGGGCTGCTGCGGAGCGGGGGCTGACGCGTGA
- a CDS encoding heavy metal translocating P-type ATPase, protein MSAACGCEHEPVAAADDETEEAERPWWRDRGIMVPVFSGVAFLTGLILEWSGLEIPALVLFWIGLLLGASTFTPGAIRKLFKGKLGIGLLMTISAIGAVILGYVEEAAALAFLYSIAEALEDKAMDRARGGLRALLKLVPETATVLQSGVAAQVPARALTVGQVMVVRPGERIATDGIVLSGRSSLDTSAITGESIPVEVEPGDAVSAGAINSSGVLEVEATAAGTDNSLTTIVELVEKAQTEKGERARLADRIARPLVPGVLILAALVAIIGSLLGDPEVWITRALVVLVAASPCALAISVPLTVVAAIGAASKFGVIIKSGAVFERFGTVRHVAVDKTGTLTRNEPAVAAVLTANGVTEAQALAWAAALEQHSTHPLASAITAAAPGVPAAADVTEQAGHGIQGTVDGAHITVGSPRWLDAGELGDRVAGLEEQGMTVVIVHRDGVPAAAIGVRDELRPEVPEVVRTLADQGIDVTMLTGDNARTARALAAQAGISDVRAELRPEDKAAAIGELSKAGSVAMIGDGINDAPALASADIGIAMGATGSDAAIESADVAFTGHDLRLIPRAFDHARRGRRIINQNIILSLLIITALLPLALFGVLGLAAVVLVHEVAEVIVILNGLRAASTRTPRLES, encoded by the coding sequence GTGAGCGCGGCGTGCGGCTGCGAGCACGAGCCTGTCGCTGCGGCGGACGATGAGACAGAAGAGGCGGAGCGGCCCTGGTGGAGGGACCGCGGGATCATGGTGCCGGTCTTCTCCGGCGTCGCATTCCTTACCGGTCTGATCCTCGAGTGGTCCGGCCTTGAGATCCCGGCGCTCGTGCTGTTCTGGATCGGCCTTCTGCTGGGAGCGTCGACGTTCACTCCCGGCGCGATCCGGAAGCTGTTCAAGGGCAAGCTCGGGATCGGGCTGCTGATGACGATCAGCGCGATCGGCGCAGTCATCCTCGGCTACGTGGAGGAGGCCGCGGCTCTGGCGTTCCTGTACTCGATCGCCGAGGCGCTCGAGGACAAGGCGATGGACCGCGCCCGGGGCGGCCTGCGGGCGCTGCTGAAGCTCGTGCCGGAGACAGCGACAGTGCTGCAGAGCGGCGTCGCTGCGCAGGTGCCGGCCAGAGCGTTGACGGTCGGCCAGGTCATGGTGGTCCGCCCGGGCGAACGGATCGCAACCGACGGGATCGTCCTCTCTGGCCGCTCAAGCCTGGACACCTCGGCGATCACCGGGGAGTCGATCCCCGTCGAGGTCGAGCCCGGGGACGCGGTGTCGGCCGGCGCGATCAACAGCTCCGGCGTGCTGGAGGTCGAGGCGACCGCGGCCGGTACCGATAACTCGCTTACGACGATCGTGGAGTTGGTCGAGAAAGCGCAGACGGAGAAGGGCGAGCGTGCGCGTCTCGCGGACCGGATCGCCCGCCCGCTCGTACCCGGTGTGCTGATTCTCGCAGCGCTCGTCGCGATCATTGGGTCACTGCTGGGCGACCCGGAGGTATGGATCACTCGTGCGCTCGTCGTGCTGGTAGCGGCCTCTCCGTGCGCGCTGGCGATCTCGGTGCCGCTGACAGTCGTCGCCGCGATCGGCGCGGCGAGCAAGTTCGGCGTGATCATCAAGTCCGGCGCGGTGTTCGAGCGCTTCGGCACAGTCCGGCACGTTGCCGTCGACAAGACCGGCACCCTCACCCGCAACGAGCCCGCAGTCGCCGCCGTGCTCACCGCGAACGGCGTGACCGAGGCGCAGGCGCTGGCGTGGGCGGCCGCGTTGGAGCAGCACAGCACGCATCCTCTCGCCTCGGCGATCACCGCTGCGGCCCCGGGTGTTCCCGCAGCTGCGGACGTGACCGAGCAGGCCGGGCACGGCATCCAGGGCACCGTCGACGGCGCTCATATCACGGTCGGCAGCCCCCGCTGGCTCGACGCGGGCGAACTCGGTGACCGGGTCGCGGGCCTGGAAGAACAGGGCATGACCGTCGTGATCGTCCACCGCGACGGAGTGCCGGCCGCCGCGATCGGCGTCCGCGACGAGTTGCGTCCCGAAGTCCCCGAGGTCGTCCGCACGCTCGCGGACCAGGGTATCGACGTGACGATGCTCACCGGCGACAACGCCCGGACCGCTCGTGCACTGGCGGCGCAGGCCGGGATCAGCGACGTGCGTGCGGAGCTGCGTCCCGAGGACAAGGCGGCGGCGATCGGCGAGTTGTCGAAGGCGGGATCGGTCGCGATGATCGGTGACGGCATCAACGACGCCCCGGCCCTGGCGTCCGCGGACATCGGCATCGCGATGGGCGCGACCGGCTCCGACGCAGCGATCGAGTCCGCCGACGTGGCCTTCACCGGTCATGATCTGCGCCTCATCCCGCGGGCGTTCGATCACGCCCGCCGCGGTCGACGGATCATCAACCAGAACATCATCCTGTCGCTGCTGATCATCACCGCGCTGCTCCCGCTCGCGCTCTTCGGCGTGCTGGGGCTCGCGGCCGTCGTGCTGGTCCACGAGGTTGCGGAGGTCATCGTTATCCTCAACGGCCTGCGTGCCGCGAGCACCCGCACGCCACGGTTGGAGAGCTGA
- a CDS encoding cadmium resistance transporter encodes MLATIGSAIGLFAATNIDDIVVLTVLFLASSRGKPRPWQIVAGQYLGFITLVVISVVAALGLTIVPDEWVGFLGLIPLGIGIWTLIRGLRRNGDDDDDDKITAVGLWGVAGITIANGADNISLYTPIFRTSTPGDVVIMIVVFLILVAVWCAAGRLIGTHKAVTETLERVEHWLVPVVFIGLGLFILVESGVIVRLFEVLA; translated from the coding sequence ATGCTCGCGACCATCGGTTCAGCGATCGGTCTGTTCGCGGCGACCAACATCGACGACATCGTCGTGCTCACGGTGCTGTTCCTCGCCTCCAGCCGGGGGAAGCCGCGGCCGTGGCAGATCGTCGCGGGTCAGTATCTCGGGTTCATCACCCTCGTCGTGATCAGCGTGGTCGCCGCGCTGGGTCTCACGATCGTTCCGGACGAATGGGTGGGCTTCCTCGGTCTCATCCCGCTCGGCATCGGCATCTGGACGCTCATTCGCGGCCTGCGCCGCAACGGCGACGATGATGACGACGACAAGATCACCGCGGTCGGCCTGTGGGGCGTCGCGGGGATCACGATCGCCAACGGTGCGGATAACATCTCCCTGTACACGCCGATCTTCCGCACCAGTACGCCCGGCGACGTCGTGATCATGATCGTCGTGTTCCTGATCCTCGTCGCCGTCTGGTGCGCGGCCGGTCGACTGATCGGAACACACAAGGCGGTCACCGAGACGCTCGAACGCGTCGAGCACTGGCTCGTCCCGGTCGTGTTCATCGGCCTGGGCCTGTTCATCCTCGTTGAATCCGGCGTCATCGTTCGTCTGTTCGAGGTCCTCGCATGA
- a CDS encoding signal peptidase II: MTPDTNADVESASEERPQRGRWRLTAWALLIAVVVVFIDQGTKAWAEATLSEYERIPLIGDLLGMQLAYNPGAAFSFGEGSTWVFALIAVAATVTAIVFAFRVRRPGWAVVIGALGGAAASHAGDRLFRQPGFARGHVVDFLAYGNWFIGNVADIVIVTAAIAGALLMLRDGK; this comes from the coding sequence ATGACCCCCGACACGAACGCCGACGTTGAGTCGGCGTCGGAAGAGCGTCCGCAGAGGGGGCGCTGGCGGCTCACGGCCTGGGCGCTCCTGATCGCTGTGGTCGTCGTCTTCATCGATCAGGGGACGAAGGCATGGGCCGAGGCAACTCTGTCGGAGTATGAGCGCATCCCGCTGATCGGCGACCTGCTGGGCATGCAGCTCGCGTACAACCCTGGGGCGGCGTTCTCCTTCGGCGAGGGCTCTACCTGGGTGTTCGCGCTCATCGCCGTCGCGGCCACTGTGACCGCGATCGTGTTCGCGTTCCGGGTCCGACGCCCTGGGTGGGCGGTCGTGATCGGTGCGCTCGGCGGGGCCGCTGCTTCGCATGCCGGTGACCGGCTTTTCCGCCAACCAGGATTCGCCCGGGGTCACGTCGTGGACTTCCTCGCCTACGGCAACTGGTTCATCGGGAACGTCGCCGACATCGTGATCGTCACCGCCGCGATTGCCGGAGCGCTCCTGATGCTCCGCGACGGCAAGTAG
- a CDS encoding helix-turn-helix domain-containing protein, with protein MTTESKGPIDWHLRAVMAGAGMFQTTELLAPLREQGVELSREQVYRLVTRTPERLNVEVLAALCRIFGCQPNDLITVAAQSAVARKTGTARGRDAAIGDLRPVRARLHRPADPDR; from the coding sequence ATGACAACTGAGTCCAAGGGCCCCATCGACTGGCACTTGCGCGCCGTGATGGCCGGGGCCGGGATGTTCCAGACCACCGAGTTGCTAGCCCCTTTGCGCGAGCAGGGCGTCGAACTCTCCCGCGAGCAGGTGTATCGGCTGGTCACCCGCACTCCGGAGAGGCTGAACGTCGAAGTTCTGGCGGCGTTGTGCCGCATCTTTGGATGTCAGCCGAATGATCTGATCACGGTGGCGGCGCAATCGGCAGTGGCCAGGAAGACGGGCACTGCACGCGGGCGTGACGCCGCGATTGGCGATCTTCGCCCTGTGCGGGCACGACTTCACCGTCCAGCCGATCCCGATCGATGA
- a CDS encoding tyrosine-type recombinase/integrase, with protein MSSGPGDVGQSSLRLIGNVVALDEAKYVFESMLDGWSDQQASRGLLARTIDRRRRFIEHFTEYCATYPWQWQPQDLEDYSSRGRSGAKLLSRSTIRGYQTDVRLFCEFLTDQRYGWQAECLTRFGSAPQQICHDWNTITHLLDYEGSPGRRALTFDELEQFFDAADARVESIVRTKRKGALAALRNAQMFKTIYAFGLRRSECVGLDIADLRSNPVAAQFGNFGAVYVRHGKGTRGTGPKRRTVLTVPEFDWIVDGLTHWVDQGRPRMAGDWETGILWPTERRTRVSPRYLNDRFAELRDEAGLPEELTLHSLRHTYVTNLIEWGYSEKFVQDQVGHAFASTTAIYTSVGDDYKNRVLADALKRNTENRNDN; from the coding sequence GTGAGCTCTGGTCCAGGTGATGTTGGTCAATCTTCGCTGCGATTGATCGGGAACGTCGTCGCGCTCGATGAGGCTAAATACGTTTTCGAGTCGATGTTGGATGGGTGGTCGGATCAGCAGGCGAGTCGTGGCCTACTGGCGAGAACCATTGATCGACGCCGGCGATTCATCGAGCACTTCACCGAGTACTGCGCAACATACCCGTGGCAGTGGCAGCCGCAGGACCTCGAGGACTACTCATCCCGCGGGCGGTCTGGAGCGAAGCTGTTGTCGAGGTCGACGATTCGGGGCTATCAGACGGATGTCCGTCTCTTCTGCGAGTTCCTCACCGACCAACGGTACGGCTGGCAGGCGGAGTGCCTGACCCGTTTCGGGTCTGCCCCGCAGCAGATCTGCCACGACTGGAACACGATCACGCATCTGCTGGACTACGAGGGATCGCCGGGACGACGAGCCCTCACGTTCGATGAGTTGGAGCAGTTCTTCGATGCTGCAGATGCTCGGGTCGAGAGCATCGTTCGCACGAAGAGGAAGGGGGCACTTGCTGCGCTCCGGAATGCTCAGATGTTCAAGACCATCTATGCGTTTGGGCTTCGGCGCTCCGAGTGCGTCGGGCTCGACATCGCTGACCTGCGATCGAACCCGGTGGCAGCGCAGTTCGGCAACTTCGGCGCCGTCTACGTCCGGCATGGGAAGGGCACGCGGGGCACCGGACCCAAGCGGCGGACCGTGCTGACTGTGCCCGAGTTCGACTGGATTGTTGACGGCCTCACTCATTGGGTGGACCAGGGGCGGCCCCGGATGGCTGGCGATTGGGAGACGGGTATCCTCTGGCCGACGGAGCGCCGGACGAGGGTCAGTCCTCGCTATCTGAACGATCGATTCGCTGAGTTGCGCGACGAGGCTGGGCTTCCGGAGGAGCTGACGCTGCATTCGCTGCGGCACACCTATGTGACGAACCTCATCGAGTGGGGCTACAGCGAGAAGTTTGTTCAGGACCAGGTGGGGCATGCGTTTGCCTCGACCACCGCGATCTACACATCCGTCGGCGACGATTACAAGAACCGGGTGCTCGCCGACGCGCTGAAGAGGAACACGGAGAACCGCAATGACAACTGA
- a CDS encoding CaiB/BaiF CoA transferase family protein, whose product MANHPHIVYGSITGFGSEGPLAEHAGTEVIVEAESGLMSVTGLPGGEPVRFGVAMIDIASGLSAMNGILAALIERGRTGRGRRIEVSLFATAISGLGTVIASASAGGGNPRAWGSAHPSIVPYRAFATSDGYVVLGATNDPMYERLLRALDLEDFDQEDWRVNAGRVRDREVLEQMLAARVRELSAEEVMGRLRKHRVLVAPVRTPDEAARGEQARALGLIVDDDGLLVARSPLSTNGTRLLHSAPALGAHTEEVLAELRMIREEAAR is encoded by the coding sequence ATGGCGAACCATCCGCACATCGTGTACGGGTCCATCACCGGCTTCGGCTCCGAGGGGCCCCTCGCTGAACACGCGGGCACTGAGGTCATCGTAGAGGCGGAGTCCGGTCTGATGAGTGTGACGGGCCTCCCGGGCGGAGAACCCGTCCGATTCGGCGTCGCGATGATCGACATCGCGAGCGGGCTTTCGGCCATGAACGGCATCCTTGCGGCGCTCATCGAGCGCGGGCGAACCGGTCGCGGCCGGCGGATAGAGGTCTCCTTGTTCGCTACAGCCATCAGCGGCCTGGGCACCGTGATCGCCAGCGCCTCCGCCGGCGGTGGAAATCCCCGGGCATGGGGGAGTGCCCATCCTTCGATCGTCCCCTATCGCGCGTTCGCGACATCGGACGGCTATGTCGTCCTCGGCGCCACCAACGATCCGATGTATGAACGGCTGCTGCGCGCTCTTGACCTCGAGGACTTCGACCAGGAGGACTGGCGGGTGAATGCCGGGCGCGTCCGCGACCGTGAGGTGCTCGAACAGATGCTGGCCGCGCGAGTACGCGAGCTCTCTGCGGAAGAGGTCATGGGACGGCTCCGGAAGCATCGTGTGCTCGTTGCGCCCGTCCGAACGCCTGATGAAGCCGCGCGCGGCGAACAGGCGAGAGCACTGGGCCTCATCGTCGACGACGACGGGCTCCTCGTCGCGCGATCCCCGCTGAGCACGAACGGGACGCGACTGCTCCACTCCGCGCCCGCCCTGGGTGCGCACACCGAAGAAGTGCTTGCGGAACTGCGCATGATCCGAGAGGAAGCCGCACGATGA
- a CDS encoding ABC transporter permease, whose translation MNTTTTTRRLVEEEATTASMRPVMDLLRNRAFLGIVVLLLLVAFFAWQLPETYLTVDNMKSILQQQSTLIVLALGVTFVLMIGEFDLSFSFTIGLSAAVSILLMSALGVPWLVAILAGIIIGMLVGVANGLAVAWGRAPAFIATLAVGSAATGIEQLLTGNNTIANGVPVEYLMFTLEEFAGLPSSVWLTLLLVAISVFIVSFTTFGRRVRATGLNPTAVALAGTSVERVRLGAFVIMGLLAGLAGVMVSSLGGSYFPNSGSGLLLPPYSAVFLGAAIIGRGRFSPLATLYGFAFIALLERGLTMMNQKSAVIMLIEGLVLLVAVVLARQERKR comes from the coding sequence ATGAACACCACCACGACGACCCGGCGCCTCGTCGAGGAAGAAGCGACAACTGCGTCGATGCGGCCAGTCATGGATCTGCTGAGGAACAGGGCGTTCCTCGGCATCGTGGTGCTCCTCCTTCTGGTCGCCTTCTTCGCGTGGCAGCTGCCCGAGACATACCTCACGGTCGACAACATGAAATCGATCCTCCAGCAGCAGTCGACGTTGATCGTGTTGGCGCTGGGCGTCACATTCGTGTTGATGATCGGCGAGTTCGACCTGTCCTTCTCCTTCACGATCGGGTTGTCGGCAGCGGTGTCGATCCTGCTGATGTCGGCGCTCGGGGTTCCTTGGTTGGTCGCCATCCTCGCCGGGATCATCATCGGGATGCTCGTCGGCGTGGCCAATGGCCTTGCAGTGGCGTGGGGGCGGGCGCCGGCCTTCATCGCGACGTTGGCTGTCGGCTCGGCGGCCACAGGTATCGAGCAACTGCTCACGGGCAACAACACCATCGCGAACGGTGTACCGGTCGAGTACCTCATGTTCACCCTGGAGGAGTTCGCTGGACTGCCCAGCTCCGTGTGGCTCACCCTGCTGTTGGTCGCGATCTCCGTTTTCATCGTCTCGTTCACGACATTCGGCCGCCGCGTACGCGCGACCGGACTCAACCCCACCGCTGTCGCACTCGCCGGGACGTCGGTCGAGCGCGTGCGGCTCGGGGCCTTCGTCATCATGGGCCTGCTCGCAGGTCTCGCGGGTGTCATGGTCTCGTCCCTCGGCGGCTCCTACTTCCCGAACAGCGGTTCCGGGCTCCTACTGCCGCCGTACTCTGCGGTATTCCTGGGAGCGGCGATCATCGGCCGTGGCCGGTTCAGCCCCCTTGCCACGCTGTACGGCTTCGCGTTCATCGCTCTGCTGGAGCGCGGGCTGACGATGATGAATCAGAAGTCCGCCGTGATCATGCTCATCGAAGGGCTTGTGCTGCTGGTCGCCGTGGTGCTTGCCCGACAGGAGCGCAAGCGGTGA
- a CDS encoding ATP-binding cassette domain-containing protein: MSAVVQVMDDDVVLLRAHGVRKSFGPVTVLDGVDLTLRAGRVDGLIGRNGAGKSTLVNVLTGRLPADEIELEVGGRRVDAHGPADALAAGIVAVPQELVMPMDMTVVEVVTFGAEPRRFGVLDLRRASREVRALFESMGLDIDPHARVSDLPVSWQRVVMVAQALHRRARVLILDEPTAAMNAEDCTRVLDVVRKVRNRGLAVLYISHRFDEVEDVCDRVTAMADGSVIDVLEAGEVTHARLVAAITGSDEPAQRGERRPGTVRADSPVLRMKAVTAPRVDEVDLVVRPGEIVGLAGLPGSGIGEVFQLISGRARLDEGSIHVGERAVTSPRRAGRLGIELLPASRADASLPGEPVLENLGLPALRRLSGALGFTTVPRLRRGVADVVRRLSLAPVVERRMWQLSGGNQQRVLVGAKLLAEPRFLLLEDPTVGVDVAARAELHQLLWSLADGGMGLVVGSSDVDELRELCDRIVAMRRGRIVAEWPAGGVTEQELLTAVTGSGVGKAAGTGTQKEG, translated from the coding sequence GTGAGCGCCGTGGTACAAGTCATGGACGACGACGTCGTTCTGCTTCGAGCGCACGGCGTGCGGAAGTCATTCGGCCCGGTCACGGTGCTCGATGGTGTCGACCTGACCCTGCGGGCGGGGCGCGTCGACGGGCTGATCGGCCGCAACGGCGCCGGCAAGAGCACGCTGGTGAACGTGCTGACCGGACGGCTGCCGGCCGACGAGATCGAACTCGAAGTCGGAGGCCGCCGTGTCGACGCGCACGGACCCGCGGACGCACTGGCGGCAGGCATCGTCGCCGTGCCGCAGGAGCTTGTCATGCCGATGGACATGACGGTCGTCGAAGTGGTGACGTTCGGGGCCGAGCCGCGTCGTTTCGGTGTGCTGGATCTTCGACGCGCATCGCGTGAGGTGCGGGCACTCTTCGAATCGATGGGGCTCGACATCGACCCTCACGCGCGGGTGAGCGACCTACCGGTGTCGTGGCAGCGCGTCGTCATGGTCGCGCAGGCGCTTCATCGGCGCGCACGTGTGCTCATCCTCGACGAGCCCACGGCTGCGATGAACGCCGAGGACTGCACACGCGTGCTCGATGTCGTCAGAAAAGTCCGGAACCGCGGGCTGGCAGTGCTGTACATCAGTCATCGGTTCGACGAGGTCGAGGACGTTTGCGACCGGGTCACCGCGATGGCTGACGGCAGCGTCATCGATGTCCTCGAGGCGGGAGAGGTGACGCACGCCAGGCTGGTCGCCGCGATCACCGGCTCTGACGAACCCGCGCAACGCGGCGAGCGACGACCCGGAACAGTCCGAGCGGACAGCCCGGTGCTGCGGATGAAAGCGGTCACGGCTCCTCGTGTGGACGAGGTGGATCTGGTCGTCCGCCCGGGCGAGATCGTGGGCCTCGCAGGGCTCCCCGGTTCGGGCATCGGAGAGGTCTTCCAACTCATTTCGGGAAGGGCCCGGCTGGACGAAGGCAGCATCCATGTGGGAGAGCGTGCCGTCACGTCGCCGCGTCGTGCAGGGCGCCTGGGCATCGAGCTGCTTCCTGCGAGCCGTGCGGATGCTTCGCTCCCTGGAGAGCCGGTGCTGGAAAACCTCGGGCTTCCGGCGCTGCGCAGGCTCAGCGGCGCGCTCGGCTTCACCACCGTCCCGCGGCTGCGTCGAGGCGTGGCGGATGTCGTGCGCAGGCTGTCGCTTGCACCGGTAGTGGAACGTCGGATGTGGCAGCTCTCCGGCGGTAATCAACAGAGGGTTCTCGTCGGTGCAAAGTTGTTGGCCGAGCCGCGCTTCCTCCTCTTGGAGGATCCGACGGTGGGCGTCGATGTCGCGGCGCGGGCGGAGTTGCACCAGCTTCTCTGGAGTCTGGCGGACGGGGGCATGGGACTCGTCGTCGGATCGAGTGACGTGGATGAACTGCGCGAACTGTGCGATCGGATCGTCGCGATGCGGCGCGGTCGCATCGTCGCCGAATGGCCGGCTGGAGGGGTTACCGAACAGGAACTCCTCACGGCAGTGACAGGAAGTGGTGTCGGCAAAGCCGCCGGCACCGGGACACAGAAAGAAGGATGA
- a CDS encoding sugar ABC transporter substrate-binding protein, whose amino-acid sequence MRDKIWKRVLSVAATASVLSLAACSGGATGGGASADAGNGGDGIEKHTIGWVDGTLAGSFQERLHDIAEEAVEHIGWEMQTVDTAGDASKAAPGVSSLVSSGVDAIIMSAVTPSTARAGLIQAQAKGIPVLMVGSAVDDSLDDELGLTYIGEDEDGLTAPLAELMTTQLAAGDKVGVLYTTALASAVQRTDALTAELSEAGITVIDPLETGFDFSAGQKNASTLINQNPDMTAIISIFDLWTAATVSSVKSSGKDIKVYSYYADAVNNPLMKDNPDMVLGLADGDMISSPLLAIDKLIAFFENGTAIDASGQQDYNYVAVTQDTLPPGEQNGPVAPEDALDPYYTKWADEYGIPAS is encoded by the coding sequence ATGAGGGACAAGATCTGGAAGCGCGTGCTCAGCGTCGCTGCGACGGCTTCCGTACTGAGTCTGGCGGCCTGTTCCGGCGGAGCGACGGGCGGGGGTGCGTCCGCAGACGCGGGCAACGGCGGCGACGGCATCGAGAAGCACACCATCGGATGGGTGGACGGCACGCTCGCCGGTTCGTTCCAGGAGCGGCTGCACGACATCGCCGAAGAGGCGGTCGAGCACATCGGCTGGGAGATGCAGACGGTGGACACGGCGGGCGACGCCTCCAAGGCCGCCCCCGGCGTCTCCAGCCTCGTCTCCTCGGGCGTCGACGCCATCATCATGTCGGCCGTGACCCCGTCCACCGCTCGCGCCGGGCTCATCCAGGCGCAGGCCAAGGGCATCCCGGTCCTGATGGTCGGGTCGGCCGTCGATGACAGCCTCGACGACGAGCTCGGTCTCACCTATATCGGCGAGGACGAGGACGGGCTGACGGCGCCGCTGGCCGAGCTGATGACCACGCAGCTCGCCGCGGGCGACAAGGTCGGCGTGCTCTACACGACGGCGCTCGCCTCCGCGGTGCAGCGCACCGACGCTCTGACGGCGGAGCTGAGCGAGGCGGGCATCACGGTGATCGACCCGCTGGAGACCGGGTTCGACTTCAGCGCCGGGCAGAAGAACGCCTCGACGCTGATCAACCAGAATCCGGACATGACGGCGATCATCTCGATCTTCGACCTGTGGACGGCGGCGACGGTCAGCTCGGTGAAGTCGTCGGGCAAGGACATCAAGGTCTACTCGTACTATGCGGATGCGGTGAACAACCCGTTGATGAAGGACAACCCGGACATGGTGCTCGGGTTGGCGGACGGCGACATGATCTCCAGTCCTCTTCTCGCGATCGACAAGCTGATCGCCTTCTTCGAGAACGGAACCGCGATCGACGCCAGCGGCCAGCAGGATTACAACTACGTGGCGGTCACGCAGGACACGCTGCCGCCGGGCGAGCAGAACGGTCCCGTGGCGCCGGAGGATGCGCTGGACCCGTATTACACGAAGTGGGCCGACGAGTACGGGATCCCCGCATCCTGA